DNA from Elaeis guineensis isolate ETL-2024a chromosome 2, EG11, whole genome shotgun sequence:
ATGCCTCGTTGCTTTCCTACTGGCACGATTATGTTTGACGCTAATGTGCTAGCATAGCCTTCTAGTAAAATATTGTGGTAGCAATGTCAAAGTCTGGGACTGATCATGCCGTCATTGGGTTAGGCTAGCTGGTTTCATAAACTTCACCATGAAGGAAGATGGAATAAGTTTACCCTTACCCTTGGCCACTTCGGCAATTGCAGAAGTGTAGAAAGTAAAATCATTTAAGCGGGTTATCTCCTTTCCAGAAGGAACCCCACACTCAAATAAAAGGAAAATGAGTTCCTTGAAATGATTGGTCTCATTATCTATTCATAATAGCCATTGTACCAGGAGTCTTCTTGAGATTCCgcactatttttttcttttttatgtagTATGATCCATATAATTATATGTTCAAGAAATAACTTGAAGAGGTTACTTTCAAGTTGCTATATTCAATTTAAAAACAGCTTAAACGATTGCTTTTTGTGCAATAAAAAGTGAATACTTATCCTAGGCTCAACTGTTTTCACTTTATGATCAGGTGCTAGTTGTTTCCCAAAGGGAAGTTGCATAGAGTGAGTGGGTTTTCAGAATTTCTTAATGCCCTTATTATGTAAGTGGAGCGATAAATGTGATTAGTGGTGCAACTATGGCATAAATGGCTTGGAAGTGCAAGTAACTTTGAATGTAAAGATCTCGCCCAAAGTTTAACTAAAATAACTTTCCGGATCACTATTCAGTCACGCTAGTTGCTTTGCCATAAAGATAACCAGTAAGGCATCAAGGCGTTAAGCTGCCTCGCACCATCAAGGTTCACTTAGCATAAAATAATATATCCAACAACCTTATATGGTCCGTAGAAGGATGTAATTTTACTATTGCCTTTTTAGATTCATACTTAGAAGGGAAGGCGATGGGGTTTGAATTGTcatctagctttttttttttttctcattcgaTTACCGAAATCCAGAGCTCTTGAATGAGTCCCATTCCATCACATCTGACCCACCTTGATCTAGGTTATGTGAGAAATTCTGGGGTGGATTTTAGCCTATCAGGATGAAGAGTGCCTTTACCCGCGAAAATGTGCAATCAAGAAACAAGCTCGGCTAGACAAATCAACAGCCTTACTAATCTACAATCCAGTGTGGATGCCAATTATTGAGACCAATGTGAATACGACAGAACTGTTAGAATTTGATGATAGGTACTTATTATGCTTATACTCTGATATTACTTTATTAAGATGGATAGAGAAGAAGAGGAGTACTCAATCACATATGATAAAAAATGTTTGAGAGAGAAGAGGAATAATATCACAATTTCTATTCACTTCACATTCAACTCTTACTACACACTAAAGAAACTACTTTTATTTATACTACTCACAAACACATTAATTACTGGAGTTATATGACTCTTTGATCTTcacaatatattaattaatatccCATACACTTCTCCAAGAGACATACATATTCCTAAACTTCTCACACATATTTCTAAAAGCTACAAACACATTCCTAGACATAAGTTCATATACCTATATTTAATACATCTCTTGTATGTAGACATATATAGATAATCCCACTCACATAATTCAATGTAATTTATGATAACAATAAATTCATGTTTATCTTCCAACACCCCCTCTTAAACATAAATTTTTGTTTAACTCTTCTTCTTCAGCTTCTCACAACTGGTCCACATCTTGAAGGAAAATCTCTGACAGCTGAAATATGTCTTCAGGATAAATATTCTTTCTTTCTCTCATGATTATTGTCGAATTCCTCTGCACTATTATCCAATGTCTCCAGCTTTTCTTTTAATGCATCATATATTCCGCTGCCACTTTTTTGTACATCTCAGTCCATTCTTAATGGTCATATTTCAAATCCCATAGTTCTTTGTAGTTCACGTCTCTAACTGTAAAGTCATACATAATTCTGAGATACCTAATTGCTTTTAAAACTACTTCCTGCTCTGCTTCTTTTTTTATACTAGCTTTACTTTCATAAATCATATGTCTCCCATATCCATCATCAAGATTAGTATAAGCCATAAAAGTAGGATCATGGTCTAATCCATACttttcatataaaaataaaactgaCAGTAAATTTAATTTCTCAAGCAAATTTTTGAATACTATTTTAAATGAGATTGTCACAACAATTGACATTACCTCACCGGATACATAGTTCTCCATTGTATTTTACCAAAACTCATAATTCTCTTGGCAGTTGCacttcttcagagactttcttcaTCTCTTCCATGAAAGACTTCTTATCTTCTTCTCTTGCGGAGTCACTCTTTTCGACTCGCACTGTCTCAACAgatatctattttttatcttaaattcAGAGTATCACACAAATTACAAACTGCTCACTCAACAGATCTTCTAACCTAGAGTTTTTTGCTTCAACTATGGAGAAATATTCTTCCACCTTTCACATCTCTTCGGATTGTATCTTGCTTTGACTATTGCCTTAAAACATTACCGGCTTTGACTATTGCTGTAGGACTGAacttggctttgataccaacttGTTGGCAACTAAACTAATGAAAATATGATGAATAGAAGGTGAGAGGAGTACTCAATCacatatgataaaaaattcttGAGAGAGGAAaggaataatatcataatttctatTCATTTCATATTTAACTCCTACTATACACTAAGGAAACCACTTCTAGTTATACTACTCACAAACACATTAATTACTAGAGTTATATGACTCTTTGATCTTCATAATGTTAAGATTTGATACCTcgtgattcgatccatattgagctcacGGCAAAGTctacgatgaaaaatggagtccaatgagccCAAGATCATCTCAAATGAAATCTGGATGAAGGAGATACGTCTGATTGAAGTTGGCATGAAGTTCGAAACGATGGAGGGCCGGTGGAGCGGCAGTGGCATGGCGGCGCGCGGCCCAAGCCCAGCACGCAGAGTGCGGCCCAAGCCCGGGCGCACGCTCATGGGGCACGGCCCAAGCCCACGCACGCCCGTGCGGGAGCAGAGCGTGGCGGCGTGCGGGAGGGCGCAGCCCAGGCCCGGGCGCATGCTCGctgggtgcggcccaggcccacgcacgCCCGTGTGGGAGCAGAGtagcccgatccaccatggactggACGGTTCACAGGAGGTCTTGTGGACCGAGGGGCGTTTCCCCTCAATTTctcgtggtccaccatggaccgaacGGCATTTCACACGATTCTCGCGGGCTACGGGTTATTTTGTGGATTGGAGCGTGATCGGATGGCTTGGGATGCTACCAGTCGTGATTCAACGGTTCTGGAAAAACTCCGGGTGCTGTAAGGAGTCTGAttcctaatatttttatttttttttaagcctttaaaaggtctGTTTACTGCAACAGAAGCGGTGGTGTGGCGCGGTTTTCTTCAGTGGAAAACCAGGGAACCCACGGAGAGAGAGACGATGAGACACTCAGAGGAGCAGAAGTAGGGAGGCTTCTGGACAACGGACAACGGTTGTTTCAGTGGTTCAGGAAGATCTTCCtaaagagagcttttgtaagagaGAACTTCAtatgagggagagattgggtgtacgagggttgagggtgggatctcctcttgtatttttttttctcttttctcatagtgaagtttgcatgccccgtggaggcgagcccttttttggctgatccatgtatttgattattttctattttatttcttctttcttcctgctgcaatgTGCGGAATAGAAAAGGTCCTAGGAgatggtgtcctagccagacatccatcaataagtgtatcagagcaagatggtacGAGGACGCAGATTACAGCGGTGGTgagtaagactgaagatggagaagacaggatcaatcaagatagaaatcaacaagtttgatggaaagagtaatttctccttgtggcaggcaagggtgaaggacgtgctcatccaacaagggttgatcgatgctttctTGTGTGAAGAGAagtcgaccaccatggaggtacaggattggagatggctatagatgcaggcggtgagtactatTCGTATGTACCtaacagatgaggtggtgatccatgtgcttagcgagactttcccaatggtactgtggtcgaagctcgaggagttatacatggtgaaatctctcatcaatactcttttcctctaaaggtagttctaccaactatGGATGACTGAGGAGTAAAGCATGCCAGAGCATCTCaaccacttctagaagatcctcaccgacctcctcagccttgatgagaaagttgaggagaagatcagggcaccAATCTTACTAGCATCGCTCTtctcttcgtatgagtccttggtgattgcTTTTCTAATGAaaaaaagcaccatcaagatggacgaggtcaccacggcgattCTCCAAAATGAagttctcaggaggaagaacccagcttcgagctcaaatGGTGGCAACTCAGCTTTGGtagtttctggaggagcaggagtcggtagacggagcgacagaagatcacgacgagggcggtccaagtccaggagggacttgagcaagatcaggtgttaccggtgtgacaaATTGGGACATTTAGCCAGAGATTactctcaactcagggatcggacgATGGCTATTGTAACGACAGTCAGTAGCGATTCAAAGGGAGATGTCCTAAAGATATCttacgaggtatctacttctttccaacagtagattttagattctgcatgcacctattatatatgttgcagagaggagcagtttgactccgtgaagaacagtgagggtactgtttatCTGTTAGATAGATCGAACTGtgtgatcagaggcatcgggacgaTCAGCTAGAGCACACAtaatggtgcagtgagaagattgggggaggtctgatacatatccgatttcaagcAGAATATTATTTCACTGAatagactggattcgagaagctacaggatggtagctggtggaggaatcctgaaggtgctacgcggcaataggattactctggagaagaagaagatgagaagacattactacctgatggggagtccagtgtgaggtggagcttcaggagccaggaggagtccaaagcgaggtggagcttcagatggaggtggatcgggcacgataTGCGAGATTCGGGAGGATAAAAGGCAATATCGCAATGTGAGATttttattgccgcaggatgacaTCCCGAACagatctcagatcaggaggagcacagcatacgatagagatgggatcgagccgcctggctcgactcccatatctgcccatccatgatcagcaggtgattgccctAAGGTATGGGGACGAGGAGATCCAAAAACTCCTGGAGtcaggaggaggtcgaatatcgagtcgagatggagattgttagaatttgatatctcgagattcgatccatattgagcccacagcgagatccataatgaaaaatagagtccaacgaatccaagatcacctcaaacggagtccggatgaaggagatacgtcTGATTGAAGTTGGCACAAAGTCCGAAGCGATGGAGGACCGGTGGTGACTGGCGGCAGGCCGGCGATGCAGTGGTGGCGCGGTCCAGACGCAGCAGCACACGGCCCGAGCGCGGCCCCGGCCTGGGCGCACGCGCGTGCGGCGCAAcccaggcccaggcgcgcgcGCGGGGGGCCAAGGCCCAGGCCTACGTGCGCCTACACAGGAGCAGAGTAGCCCGATCCACCATAGATCGGGCGGTACACATAAGGGCTTATGGATCGAAGGGGTGTTTCACCTCGGTTTCTcacgatccaccgtggatcgaaCGGCGTTTCACACACGATTCTCGCGATCTACGGGCTATTTTATGAATCAGAGCGCGATCGGGTGGCTTGGGACGTTGCCGATGGTGATACGACGGTTCTGAGAAAACTCCGGGTGCTGTAAGGAGTCTTATTCCTATTGTTGTTTTTTTTTAAGTCTTTAGAAGGCCTGTTTACTGCAACAGAAGCGGTGGTGTGGCGCGATTTCCTTCAACGAAAACCAGAGAacccacagagagagagatgacgAGATGCTGAGAGAAGCAGAAGTAGAGAGGTTTCTGGACAGCGATCACTTCAGGAGTTCAGAAGGATCTTCCTGGAGAGAGAGTTTTTATGAAAGAGAACTTCCTGTGATGGAGAGATtagatgtacgagggttgaaggtgtgatcttctcttatattttttttttctcttttctcatagtaaagtttgcatgcccaatagaggcgagcccttttttgactgatccacgtatttgattattttctattttatttcttctttcttcttactaCAATCCTGGCCTGATATCCATCAACACACGATACATTAATTAATATTCCACATATTTCTCTAAGAGATACACGTATTTTTAAACTTCTCACGCATATTTTTAAAAGCCACAGATACATTCTTAGACATAAGTTTATATATCCATATTTAATACATCTCTTGTATCTAGACATGCATGGATAATCCCATTCACATAATTCAATATAATTTATGATAACgataatttcatatttatcttcCAACAAGAACTGGTTCGAACCTTTGAGTTCGCAAAAAGGAGCAGCTCGAACAATAACAAGAAGCTGCTGGAGATGGCTTAAGATGCATCCAAGGATGACAGAAATTATGGATTGTCTCTGGGACCCTTACATCTGAAATGAGATCCTTGACCAGATGGTCATTTTCAGAAGAACAGTCCATGGaaattaaaaagaagaagaagaagaaaaatataccATTCCGAGTGTAGAAGACAATATTTAGGTAAATTTCTAAGAATTGATTTCTGCTAGGATAATCGTCCTCAACAGATTGCCACATCAAGATAAGGCCCTATTGATCACAGGAAAAACTAGCAAGCCTCATGGGTTCCCACACGGATACTCCTATTCATTACAGGAAAAACTGACAAAAATAAAACCATGGGCAGAGCTCTCCTGTGGAGAGTAATATAGGACAACTTCTGATATGCACAAGTTCCATGAGATGTATTATGGTGAACTATGTGCAACATCCAACCAAAGTGCTAACCCACCGATCACCACTACAAATGCTCTAGCTAGGGAATGATGTGAATGAAGTTTTATAATTTCAGAAAACGTGTGATACATAGACTTGGAAGGATTTCCAAGACAAACAACCATTCACAAAAGGGATGATAGGATCAAACAAACGTTTTTAAGAAATATGGTTTCAGTTCAGGAATTTTTAATTAATGAAATAATAACTAAGAAAATATTGGACATCCTGAAACGACGGCGTCCTAATAAATGGTAGTAAATTTTGAACAACCAAACAATCTTATTATTATCCAAGGACGTGAGCAATTATTTAAATAAGTGAACTAAGTGATTGAAGTTTGCCAAAGCATTATAATAAGAGAAGAGCTTTTATTATCTTAAGAAAACGAAATGCAAAATTCGTCTGACAGTTAAAAGGATTTCTGAACTCTTACTGGCTTACATGAACTGGGAGCATGAAATGAAGTTGCAAGAACTATAATGCGTTACACTTTATTCATTATGTACAGAAGATACTGGTTAACCTGATAATTTGTCAAAGTCAAAAATGGATAATATATATGTATGCTAATGCTTTTCTAATGTAAAAAAATGAGAACATTAGCAACAAGAGCCAATATATGAGCATCGCCATCTCCACAAATAACAAGCTATGTTCAATGTATCTGGCAGTAGATTTATAATCTTGTTCTGCACTTATAAAAGAACATTTAAAGAGATAATGTGATGCACTTATAATAAAAGAACATTTAAAGAGATGGTCAAAAAGAATAAAGGAGAAATGCACCGTGAAACCAGAGTCGATTAACTCATGGGGCAGCTGTATACCATAAAGCAACCGAAGCACTTGCATTTTGGCTCATATATGCCTAATAAAACCATCAAATGAGGTCAGAATCCACGTCTCATGTTATCTTTCATGCTCCAGACCTGGATACCGGAAAAGCAAACCCTTAGATAACCACCAGACCATGAGAAAGATCTCTTGGATGGTCTATTATTCTCAAGCAACGTATAATAGATGCTTCCAACCCTCCCAATTCAAAGTGAAGGCATTTGTCTTGACAACTGGTACTGCAAGTCTAAGAAAAAAGTTAAAAGAAAGGACACCTAGCGCTTGCAATGCAATCTATCCTCATGTTCAGGATACTCAAATCAATACACCTGTAAATATGAAGCAGAGCACCAAATTGCATAAATCTGACACCGGATTTGTCAAGTAGACACCATGGTCCGCCGCAAGCATTCTGAGGTTTTTAACATGGTCCAATGACATCCATCCAGGATCCCGATATGGTGTACGTATATATGTTGTCATACAGTTTTAAGTATGTCGCAGAGAATAGACAACACTTAGTTGAGTAGAAAATAGAATACCACAATTACTCATTATTCATGTCAAGTGAGAAAACACAACTTAAATAGATTAACCATATATGTAATTACAATTACTAAAGTATCGCAACCACAACAACGCTGCAGCAGTGGTACTAAGCTTGAAGTACTACTCAAATACATTTCTTCTACACAAATTGATAGAGAAATCTGGCATTAGTTAGTACAGAAGCCACTGCATgacagaagagagagagcatgatTAAATGGGAATAATCAATAGCTTATCTGATCTGGAAATGCTTGTAGGTGGGATTTCCAGGGAGGTTTATCTGAATCCTCCCATCTTGATCAGCCTGCCTGCAGCGGCTGGATCCCTCTCCCTGTGATTCAGCAGAACTCTTTCTGCGCCGCTCATTGTGGCCAGCCAGGCGTCTACGGCAACTCCTCTTAGAGTCATCAAACTCTGATATCTCATGGAACCTGCACTGAGCATCTTACAAGGAATAAGCACAAAAGAAAATCTTGAAATACTGGAAAGACAGAAGATTGACCAATTGCTGCATGAATATGGATTTAAGTATCAAATCAACATAAATATAGAGATTTTAATTCAACAAACTATAAAACATGTCTACAGAATTCAGTGACACATATCTAGAAGCCAACTACTTCATTCTTTCCAGAAAAGCAAGTGCAGAAAATCAATTACTTTTATGTTTAGAAAAGAAGTAACTGTCATATATAAGGAGTTCGCCATCTCAATTTCAAATTATATAGGCTGAATATCACAAATGACTCTAGCAGGACAAAAATATAGTAGTTAGAGCTCACATATTTTGGAGAGGAAAAATATAGACAAGACGCTTAGCAATTCATCAGCCAGATACTTGATGGAACTGTCCTCAAACATATGGGTACTTTTAGAAATAGGATATTCGACGACATCATTTTGGATACTACATATTTAACTCCCCGCgaacaaagttttttttttttttttttttttctttcgaaaAGTAAATCTTCACAGATCCACCTTAATTGTGCTGAGAGTGCTAAACAAAATTGATCATAGAATGTCTAGCATTTCCAGAGGATGCACTCGTGATGGGATCAAAACATGACATTGGTCCACAttagccggtagtacaggaatcttCTAAAGTGCCAGAATAAAGCATGGCAATAACTCTAAAATTCGTAAAACTAAGAAAAGTCAACGGTGCTCGACCATCATTCCTGTATCCTACAAGCCAAGACACCGGCAAACAAGAATGCGCCCTCCTTCTCAAATGCTCCAAATATACACCTAAATCCTGTTAAGTTCTGTAGAATTAAACTTTGTGTCACAATTAACTTCACCTGGGTAGCTCAAGTTctagaagaacaaaagaaatgaaCATAGCAGGCTCCAAATCAGCAGTCAATTATATATCTAACATCGAAGTGCTTTCCGATAGAAACAAAATCCAGCAGCAATTGCTCTCCATCCATTGAGAACACAAGAAGACAACATAGCTTAGCATCCGTGAGCATTAACAGAACATCAATATATAAGATTAGAGTATCAGAATTCCACATACTGTAACCAAACAACATATCTAACAACTAAACATCagccaaaaataagaaaaagaaccgGGTCCAAGTAGTATCAAAAAGCTCCAAGTTACCActcttccctctttctcttcgGGAAAAAGATCGAAAAgggaaaggaaagagagaaacaaagaACGAAAGGCAACTTGGATGGCAATCACGAAAGCTATTGGGATCGGCTCTGCATTAAAATTCCCCTGAAGGTCAATTATGGTTCACAGTGACGCGTTTGTTCCttcatttttgtttttttcttcttttctgtaTTTGTGGATGGAATAGTTGGCTGGAAGATTCCCCTGAAATTAACGGAATTagaggagaaaaaagagagggtCGGAAATGGTAACGTGGAGGAGAAGCGACCTGCTGCATTGCTGGCAGAAGCGTTGGCGGAGGCCGGCGACGATAACGACGGGGGCCTTGGAGTGGGCCTCGCACACCTTGTGCCGCCGGTGGTACCTCTTGGCCTCCGTCAGATCGGCGGTGCACTTCTCCGCCTGGCAGCACGGCTGGGACGCCCCCCCGCCGCCCGATCCCCGCCGGGCCGCGGAGGAAGCAGGAGCAGGAGCGGGGGGCCGCCTCTTCTTGTCCTCCTCCTCCCCGGCCGCGACCTCCTCCTCGTCGCCGCCGTCGGCGGCAGCGGCGGCGGCGCCCTTCCGGGCCTTCTCCTTCCCGCTCCGCTTGGGCTCCGAGGGCGGTCGACGCTCCATGGGGATGCGGGAGTCGTGGGGAGGAGGGAAGGGAAGGAGATTTGGGGAGGAGATCGTGGGGGAGTGGGCAAAAGGTGAAAAAGGAGGGGAACGGCCGCGGGTCTGTGAGGACCACAGAGCCCCCAGTCACCCTTCACCATATTTTTTCCCCTTGTTTGTTGTCAGTAGATCGCTAGGTAGAGAGGCGGACGGGGGGTAGTGGTAAGCACAAAGAAGATAAACGAGTAACTGGTTAAGGTTCCATTAACGCCGTCATCCCGTTCCAGTGGGCCCTGTGGTTACCATTGTTAACCGTTATTAGAAGGTAACGACAATCAGATAATCACCGCACACGATTATTATTACATCGGGAAGTGGAGCTGGTTCCTGGCTTCTTCTCGCCATCtcattatcaaaataataataattataaccATACGTGATAATCATTGAAAATacctttttttaatatttaaaaggaaaaaaaacttttgacataattaattatttataataatattactttatgattaattattttataatattatatgataatttaatattttaaaatattcaaataaaaatagataTTCAAGAcagtacaaaaatatttttcttagagAACTAGAGATAACACACTACAACTCAATTTTTAACTTAAAAGTAGCTCTtcagataaattttatataaaagtaTCATCcattctaaatataaattaaaagcaactatccattTTCGCTGAAATTATTCTTTTATCCTTATACCCTTTAAACCACTACAGTATTACATTATTATAGTACAGTAttcttttactataaaatagtattacattatattaatataatattcttttataataatacagtattgctttattatattatattagtatagtatttttttataataaaatagtattatattatattagtatagtatttctttataataatgCAATGTTagtttattgtattatattagtacagtatttctttacaataaggtagtattatattatcataatatagtattcttttattttagtattactttacaacaatatagtattgctttataattgtatagtattactttacaaaAGCATAGTGTTACTTTTATTatagtatagtattattttataataatatagtattactttataatagtatagtattgtCTTATAACTGCAAGAGTAATTAAATCATTTCACCTTATTTTGATAGTTGCTTTGAAGTTATGTTTCAAATCGATATAatcttttatttgaaacttaagtggatagttatttttaagtttaaattgAATTaagtatttttcattaattttttctatttttttcttctcaactTGAAAAAAATACTAGTAAAGGAATAATTGACGAAGTAGGCTCATGCACATGAGATATCACAACCATCTATTCAGGTATCTTTAATGATAATAGTGAATAATATATTTAATAGATAAAATCATTCTTTCATAGtttaagtaaaatttatttaattaaatatccATATATAATGCCAACAAGAAAAAGATCACCTGTTATTTCTATCTTAAagcttttatataaaataaataacacCTGACATTAATTAAAATGAAAAGGCAAAAACTATGCAAGTgtttcttatccaaaaaaaactaaTAAGATAGGATAATTATTCATATGTCCATAATAgtgaatagtaaaaaaaaaaattaagttcgATATTCCATGTCCAGACAATGGAAAAAAAAAGCCATATTGCGTCCACCGTTGCACTTGTACAAGGGACCGCAGAATACAAGaaagcattatttttttttcaaaaaaaaaagagagagaagtttCATCATCATAGTCTCGTTCCCTAACGGCCGTTACAATATCACGCCGGTGTTACATATCACGATGCTCGGGAGGAgtcggtaaaaaaaaaaaagagagagagagagacaggcggaAGGGTAGGACCCATAAGGGCAGTTCCAGCACTCCTACGGAACCAAGCAACGTATAAAACCTTTTATGCAAGTTGGCAACCGGCGATCACAGATGGAAGGGGATGATGGTTCGGTGTCCAGCAGGAACAGACAAACACCTATTTAAGTGCCGCATAGGAGCATCAATGCGGGAATCTCGGACCCATGGGTGGCTCCTCCGGACTAAACTGGTGGTCGTGGGCGGCGCACGAGAAGGCCGACCCCCAGCCCCACCCTTTGGGGTTTGAGAGCGACCGGAGCGACTTTAATTTAAGAGGCCTTCTTCGAGGTAGTACGACAACTAGAGCAGCAGCGGCAGCTCTGCACCCCGCGTGAGGGCACTGACTCAACTTGCGCCACTGAGCCACCGACACGTGACTTTTCGTGCATCGTACACGTGCCCACTCCTTTAATGCGTCTCCAGCTCCGCTGATCGTTGTGCTCTACTGCTCTCCgtgctctctctctcccccctctctgtACTTTTACTTCCTGCTCCTCTAAACCTTCAGTCGTCTTATGTTACTTCTCTTCACCTTTTTACGTCGTTGATGCTGCTTTCACGCAAATCCATCGTCATCTATTGGCCCTAACGAGTTTCTTGCGAATTTTATTTTCTgaaaataaatctatatgcacATATTGCATAAATTATGTTTTCTGCTGAATAGTCGCTGTGTAAACGAGGCATGCAGAGTCATTTACCTAGTTGTGAATGAAAACGAGATTCATTAGATTTGGATTGCATCTttaatgtcaaaaaaaaaaaaaaaaaaaaaaaaaattacggcATTAAAGAccaaatcatatctcatataaatctCAAAGTATTTCAAAAACTTTATTTGCCTATAGTGATCTCTTTGTGGATGAATCattcttttatataaaaaatacagTCTCAATCTAAATTGATTTTTCTATCGTAAGCATCTTGAATGATTATTTGCATCTcaataaatattttgaatcatCAAGGACATAGTTGTAGTAGTTCGATCCATATCAAAAAGCAAACACCTTATATTAGCCATGAAGGTTATGGGGGAAATATAGCAAATTTTTTGTTAATAAACAATTCAAATGCTAAGAATCTAGATGAATGCAGTTT
Protein-coding regions in this window:
- the LOC105050687 gene encoding uncharacterized protein isoform X2, whose amino-acid sequence is MERRPPSEPKRSGKEKARKGAAAAAADGGDEEEVAAGEEEDKKRRPPAPAPASSAARRGSGGGGASQPCCQAEKCTADLTEAKRYHRRHKVCEAHSKAPVVIVAGLRQRFCQQCSSAGSMRYQSLMTLRGVAVDAWLATMSGAERVLLNHRERDPAAAGRLIKMGGFR
- the LOC105050687 gene encoding squamosa promoter-binding-like protein 13 isoform X1; this translates as MERRPPSEPKRSGKEKARKGAAAAAADGGDEEEVAAGEEEDKKRRPPAPAPASSAARRGSGGGGASQPCCQAEKCTADLTEAKRYHRRHKVCEAHSKAPVVIVAGLRQRFCQQCSRFHEISEFDDSKRSCRRRLAGHNERRRKSSAESQGEGSSRCRQADQDGRIQINLPGNPTYKHFQIR
- the LOC105050687 gene encoding uncharacterized protein isoform X3 yields the protein MERRPPSEPKRSGKEKARKGAAAAAADGGDEEEVAAGEEEDKKRRPPAPAPASSAARRGSGGGGASQPCCQAEKCTADLTEAKRYHRRHKVCEAHSKAPVVIVAGLRQRFCQQCSRGIFQPTIPSTNTEKKKKTKMKEQTRHCEP